A single window of Aspergillus flavus chromosome 4, complete sequence DNA harbors:
- a CDS encoding putative NADH-ubiquinone oxidoreductase, subunit G (NADH-ubiquinone oxidoreductase subunit), with amino-acid sequence MRPQLFRAAGRAVRVPKVNYLRSFATTTPRLAEVELTIDGKKVSVEAGSALIQACEKAGATIPRYCYHEKLMIAGNCRMCLVEVERAPKPVASCAWPVQPGMNVKTNSPLVHKAREGVMEFLLANHPLDCPICDQGGECDLQDQSMRYGADRGRFHEVGGKRAVEDKNIGPLVKTSMNRCIHCTRCVRFMNDVAGAPELGTAGRGNDMQIGTYLEKNLDSELSGNVIDLCPVGALTSKPYAFRARPWELKHTESIDIHDALGSNIRIDSRGMEVMRIIPRLNDDINEEWINDKSRFACDGLKTQRLTTPLIRREGKFVPATWEQALTEISSARQKLQLKENEFKAVAGHLVDAESLVAMKDLANKLGSDNLALDQPGGSSPIAHGVDVRSSYLFNSKIYGIEEADAILLVATNPRHEASVLNARIRKQYLRSDLEIGLVGEEFESTFDFEHFGSDVSALKSTLAGKFGEKLASAKRPMIIVGSAAAEHADAKAIFETVGSFVEKHSSTFNTPEWQGYNVLQRAASRAAAYEVGFTTPSPEVAQTKPKMVWLLGADEVGQTEIPNDAFVIYQGHHGDRGAQLADVVLPGAAFTEKSGTYINTEGRVQVTRAATSLPGAARDDWKIIRATSEFLDVPLPYDDIEALRDRMEEISPVMRRYDVVEPTSLGSLSKIQLVEQNKGTQPTLAPFKKVIDDFYFTDSISRSSPTMARCSAAKATGNPETNFMAAGEMSPQALYG; translated from the exons ATGCGGCCGCAGTTGTTTCGTGCGGCCGGCCGGGCTGTCCGGGTCCCAAAAGTCAACTACCTGAGGTCCTTTGCGACGACAACCCCTCGCCTCGCCGAAGTGGAACTCACAATTG ATGGCAAAAAGGTATCAGTAGAAG CCGGGTCAGCTCTTATTCAAGCTTGCGAGAAGGCGGGCGCGACAATTCCAAG ATACTGCTACCACGA AAAGCTTATGATTGCAGGAAATT GTCGTATGTGTCTAGTTGAAGTTGAACGTGCACCGAAACCAGTGGCGTCGTGCGCTTGGCCCGTCCAGCCGGGAATGAACGTCAAGACCAACTCACCGCTTGTCCACAAGGCGAGGGAGGGCGTTATGGAATTTCTCCTCGCTAATCATCCTCTCGATTGCCCTATCTGTGACCAGGGCGGTGAATGTGATCTTCAGGATCAGTCAATGCGTTATGGTGCCGATCGTGGGCGTTTCCATGAGGTTGGTGGCAAGCGAGCGGTGGAAGACAAGAACATCGGACCTTTGGTCAAGACGTCTATGAATAGATGTATTCATTGTACCCGCTGCGTTCGATTCATGAACGATGTTGCTGGTGCTCCGGAACTCGGAACTGCCGGCAGAGGAAACGATATGCAGATCGGCACCTACCTGGAGAAGAACCTCGATTCTGAACTCTCCGGCAATGTCATTGATCTCTGCCCTGTCGGCGCACTTACTTCGAAGCCTTATGCTTTCCGTGCTCGTCCGTGGGAATTGAAACACACCGAATCtattgatatccatgatgcTTTGGGCTCCAATATCCGGATAGATAGCAGGGGCATGGAAGTCATGCGGATCATTCCGAGACTCAACGATGACATCAACGAAGAATGGATCAACGATAAATCGCGGTTTGCGTGTGACGGCTTGAAAACCCAGAGGCTTACAACTCCTCTTATCCGCAGGGAAGGAAAGTTCGTCCCCGCGACATGGGAACAAGCACTGACTGAAATTTCCTCTGCTCGTCAGAAACTCCAGCTCAAGGAAAATGAATTCAAGGCTGTTGCTGGGCATCTAGTAGACGCTGAATCGCTTGTTGCCATGAAAGATCTAGCTAACAAGCTTGGTTCTGATAATCTTGCCTTGGATCAGCCGGGTGGCAGCTCACCCATTGCCCACGGTGTTGACGTTCGTTCGAGTTATCTCTTCAACTCTAAGATCTACGGTATCGAAGAGGCTGATGCCATTCTATTGGTCGCTACAAACCCTCGCCACGAAGCCTCGGTCCTTAACGCACGCATCCGCAAACAATATCTGCGCTCTGATCTCGAGATCGGGCTCGTTGGTGAAGAGTTTGAGAGTACCTTCGACTTTGAGCATTTTGGCTCCGATGTGTCCGCTTTAAAATCGACTCTTGCAGGAAAATTCGGTGAAAAGCTTGCCTCCGCCAAACGCCCCATGATCATCGTTGGTAGCGCTGCCGCAGAGCACGCGGACGCCAAAGCGATTTTTGAGACAGTCGGCAGCTTTGTAGAGAAGCATTCGAGTACATTCAACACCCCTGAGTGGCAGGGGTACAATGTTCTTCAGCGCGCTGCATCTCGTGCTGCAGCCTACGAAGTTGGCTTCACTACACCGTCTCCAGAAGTTGCTCAGACCAAACCCAAGATGGTTTGGCTCCTCGGAGCGGATGAAGTCGGTCAGACTGAGATCCCGAATGATGCTTTTGTCATTTACCAGGGACATCATGGTGATCGTGGTGCTCAACTTGCCGATGTTGTCCTCCCAGGTGCTGCCTTTACAGAGAAGTCCGGCACATATATCAATACTGAGGGACGTGTACAAGTTACTCGTGCAGCCACCTCGTTGCCTGGCGCTGCACGCGATGACTGGAAGATTATCCGTGCCACCAGTGAGTTCCTTGACGTGCCTCTTCCCTATGACGACATTGAAGCACTTCGCGACCGTATGGAAGAGATTAGCCCTGTGATGCGCCGGTACGACGTCGTTGAGCCAACTTCTCTGGGCTCTTTGAGCAAGATTCAATTGGTCGAACAGAACAAGGGCACCCAGCCAACCCTGGCACCTTTCAAGAAGGTTATCGATGACTTCTATTTTACCGACTCCATTTCTCGGAG CTCGCCAACAATGGCCCGATGCTCAGCAGCTAAGGCCACAGGAAACCCGGAGACAAACTTTATGGCTGCTGGTGAAATGTCTCCCCAAGCTCTGTACGGCTGA
- a CDS encoding pumilio-family RNA binding repeat protein, with protein sequence MSLLSTGSPTTGRRLSETKLLSNDGQASSFGHEASNNKHLNASNSTPDPLISSKLGSFQPSVGEFNDIPSNKVRFLPRKRKQLYEGQNVSQSQKQKLEHPKSISPIDNSEMGKLLARLSPKPQPPGIKLSMNQGILTRLSEQQSLLGRQRRTFYSNNEGLEAHDGTNKSAKIISGPVQSLAQDLALPDATNTDTSEVLRLKQELLAANSRIALQEQELAQTRVIKHTLDQALGPPSEVDFNVREVTEQTISDLQDVFNASNPTFSQLQDGWSGPDDSQSDISDALSTGAYSRSRGFWIPPIQQRLNMNMPNPITDKAYGEPISMPNNFYSQNLSRPWGNPLPDTGVSANTSSQSHRVFSGPLTGACSFDTRLSSEQSRYASGSGVGPRRSITQANRGGSCFPTQHSPWGTFAASSPSIQAPRSPVNRQNSTYQQIGLYPIPPYYHQQPVGTPLSPTASEFTSSGATAPQWTSSAVGVGSTHTYISPLEPLNYRRLLDKNVSCDWRYIVDKIVCNNDQQASIFLQQKLKVGTAEQKYEIIEAIAHQAYPLMINRFGNFLVQRCFEHGTPEQIVAIANAIKGNTLSLSMDPFGCHVIQKAFDCVPEEHKAVMVHELLRRIPETVIHRYACHVWQKLFELRWSGEPPQIMAKVNEALRGMWHEVALGETGSLVVQNIFENCVEDEKRPAIEEVLTKIDLLAHGQFGNWCIQHICEHGAPHDKNRAIEHILLWSVDYSMDQFASKIVEKCLKIGGSEFLDRYLTRVCTGRTDRPRMPLIDIAGDQYGNYLIQWILMNAALHQRELVASHIRKHMVSLRGSKFGSRVAMLCCNPSHITRPGPGAGMQVGRFTNFNDDRYQISGQNGGRFNRASQWNPNYPPFR encoded by the exons ATGTCTCTGCTGTCTACCGGGTCTCCTACAACCGGCCGCAGACTCTCCGAGACTAAGTTACTCTCCAACGATGGACAAGCATCATCGTTTGGACATGAAGCATCC AACAATAAGCACTTGAACGCTTCTAATAGCACCCCCGATCCTCTGATATCCTCCAAGCTTGGAAGCTTTCAACCCTCGGTTGGTGAATTCAATGATATCCCATCGAACAAGGTCAGGTTTcttccaaggaaaagaaaacaacttTATGAAGGTCAAAATGTCTCACAATCCCAGAAGCAGAAGTTGGAGCATCCAAAATCCATCTCTCCAATTGATAACTCTGAGATGGGAAAACTACTGGCTAGACTCTCCCCAAAGCCTCAACCACCAGGTATCAAGCTCTCCATGAACCAAGGAATCCTTACAAGGCTCTCCGAGCAGCAAAGCTTGCTTGGTCGCCAGAGGCGTACTTTTTATAGCAACAATGAGGGCTTAGAAGCACATGATGGAACCAACAAATCTGCTAAAATAATCTCGGGGCCAGTCCAGTCTCTTGCCCAAGATCTAGCCCTCCCGGATGCCACAAACACTGATACATCTGAAGTGCTTCGCCTAAAGCAGGAACTACTTGCTGCAAACTCAAGAATTGCACTTCAAGAACAAGAGCTTGCACAGACTCGCGTAATCAAACACACACTGGACCAAGCCCTTGGTCCTCCTTCCGAAGTTGATTTTAATGTCCGGGAGGTCACGGAGCAGACGATCAGTGATTTACAAGATGTCTTCAACGCTTCAAATCCAACTTTCAGTCAGCTTCAGGATGGATGGAGTGGCCCAGATGACTCTCAATCAGACATTTCTGACGCGCTTTCCACGGGAGCATACAGCCGGTCGCGAGGATTCTGGATCCCCCCAATTCAGCAGAGGCTTAATATGAATATGCCTAACCCAATTACTGATAAAGCTTACGGCGAGCCAATATCAATGCctaataatttctatagcCAAAATTTGAGCAGGCCTTGGGGGAACCCGCTTCCCGATACTGGTGTTTCTGCAAACACTTCATCTCAGTCTCATCGTGTGTTCTCTGGGCCGCTGACTGGAGCTTGCAGTTTTGACACACGCCTTTCCAGCGAGCAAAGTAGGTATGCTTCGGGCTCAGGCGTCGGGCCACGCCGGTCTATCACACAAGCCAACCGCGGTGGATCTTGTTTTCCAACGCAGCACTCTCCTTGGGGAACGTTCGCTGCCAGCTCTCCGAGTATTCAGGCGCCTAGATCACCTGTGAACCGGCAAAACAGCACATATCAACAAATCGGATTGTATCCTATACCGCCTTattatcatcaacaacctgtTGGAACTCCCCTCTCCCCCACAGCCTCTGAGTTTACTTCTTCCGGCGCGACTGCACCACAATGGACATCTTCAGCC GTCGGTGTGGGCTCTACTCATACGTACATTTCGCCTCTCGAACCACTTAATTACCGCAGGCTCCTCGACAAAAACGTCTCTTGTGATTGGAGGTACATTGTTGATAAAATTGTTTGCAACAACGATCAACAGGCTTCAATTTTCCTACAGCAGAAACTCAAAGTTGGGACAGCTGAGCAGAAGTATGAAATTATAGAGGCCATAGCGCATCAAGCATATCCCCTAATGATTAATCGTTTTGGCAACTTTCTTGTTCAGCGCTGTTTTGAGCACGGCACACCTGAACAAATAGTTGCCATTGCAAATGCAATAAAAGGTAATACATTGAGCCTTAGCATGGATCCCTTTGGCTGCCATGTAATCCAAAAGGCATTCGACTGTGTCCCTGAAGAGCATAAAGCTGTTATGGTCCATGAACTTTTACGCAGAATTCCAGAAACAGTGATCCATCGGTATGCTTGTCACGTCTGGCAGAAACTTTTCGAGTTACGATGGAGTGGTGAACCTCCGCAGATTATGGCCAAGGTTAACGAAGCATTGCGCGGAATGTGGCATGAAGTCGCTTTAGGGGAGACGGGAAGCTTGGTGGTACAGAACATCTTTGAGAATTGTGTGGAGGATGAAAAA CGTCCGGCCATAGAAGAAGTGCTAACCAAGATCGACCTACTTGCTCACGGCCAGTTTGGTAACTGGTGCATTCAACACATTTGCGAGCATGGAGCACCTCATGACAAGAATCGTGCGATTGAGCATATCCTCCTGTGGTCTGTTGACTATAGCATGGATCAATTTGCTTCTAAGATAGTGGAAAAATGCTTAAAGATCGGTGGCTCTGAGTTCCTAGACCGCTACCTTACTCGAGTGTGTACTGGTCGTACTGATCGGCCAAGAATGCCATTGATTGACA TTGCTGGGGACCAGTATGGGAACTATCTCATCCAGTGGATCCTTATGAACGCCGCGCTTCATCAACGTGAGCTAGTTGCGAGTCATATCAG GAAACATATGGTTTCTTTGCGTGGGTCTAAATTTGGTTCTCGTGTGGCCATGCTCTGCTGCAACCCGTCTCATATTACACGCCCTGGACCAGGTGCTGGCATGCAGGTCGGTCGTTTCACGAACTTCAATGATGATAGATACCAAATCTCAGGTCAGAATGGGGGCCGATTTAATCGTGCAAGCCAATGGAACCCTAACTACCCACCATTCCGCTAA
- a CDS encoding glucose-6-phosphate/phosphate and phosphoenolpyruvate/phosphate antiporter (hypothetical protein AOR_1_1082134), whose amino-acid sequence MTTAIVTGTGRRSSIRQSDLQPPATDFISQSMTTSPIDKFPQFKDDLYEIAAGPRESHSNFATKYTPNDRWEPRKENNFASEYTNGTIRHSKHKPRKSISEAISTIRTRNASVSANAQELAQALRAPVSYKLISLCLIWYMTSALTNTSSKSILNALPKPITLTIVQFAFVSIWCLLLSYLSKILPWLRNSIPALKNGIRYPSRDVIMTALPLAVFQLAGHILSSMATSQIPVSLVHTIKGLSPLFTVLAYRVFFRIRYASATYLSLVPLTLGVMLACSTGFSTNFFGIICALVAALVFVSQNIFSKKLFNETARGESETQVSAQRKLDKLNLLCYCSGLAFILTLPIWVLCEGYPLLSNVLRDGSISLSGKENSLDHGALLLEFVFNGVSHFAQNILAFVLLSMISPVSYSVASLVKRVFVIVVAIVWFGNSTTGMQAIGIALTFIGLYLYDRNSHDDLADQRANADHFHTKENVLPLNIRSTTKTWDSNGYVFPPGKTSERQFLDETHSFPNDLKKDDDRPGRVRPRGSSNTRAWLPPGTKQETTWQPSDS is encoded by the exons ATGACTACAGCTATTGTTACCGGTACTGGACGGCGCTCTTCTATACGGCAGTCGGATTTGCAGCCCCCAGCAACTGATTTTATCTCACAATCGATGACTACCAGTCCGATAGACAAGTTCCCGCAATTCAAGGACGACCTATATGAAATAGCTGCAGGGCCAAGAGAATCTCATTCAAATTTTGCGACCAAGTATACACCGAATGATCGCTGGGAACCGCGCAAAGAAAACAATTTCGCTTCGGAGTATACGAATGGGACAATCAGGCATTCAAAGCATAAGCCGAGGAAAAGCATCAGCGAGGCAATCAGCACCATCCGCACGCGTAACGCCAGTGTGAGCGCCAACGCGCAAGAATTGGCCCAAGCCCTCCGGGCGCCAGTGTCATATAAACTGATA AGTCTTTGCCTCATTTGGTACATGACCTCCGCCCTAACAAACACATCGTCGAAATCCATCCTGAATGCACTCCCAAAACCAATCACTCTTACGATCGTGCAATTTGCGTTTGTGTCGATATGGTGCTTACTGCTGTCATATCTCTCGAAGATACTGCCATGGCTCAGGAATAGTATACCGGCCCTCAAAAACGGTATCCGTTATCCCTCGCGCGATGTTATAATGACTGCGTTGCCTCTCGCAGTATTTCAGCTAGCAGGCCACATACTAAGTTCCATGGCTACTTCCCAAATACCGGTCTCGCTGGTTCATACAATCAAGGGACTATCTCCTTTGTTTACAGTCTTAGCATACCGCGTGTTCTTTCGCATCCGATATGCCAGTGCTACATACCTATCTCTTGTCCCCTTGACTTTAGGTGTTATGCTTGCTTGTTCCACTGGGTTTTCCACCAACTTCTTTGGAATAATTTGCGCATTGGTTGCGGCTTTGGTCTTCGTTTCCCAaaacatcttctccaagaagcTGTTCAACGAAACAGCGCGCGGAGAATCGGAGACACAAGTGTCAGCCCAACGGAAATTGGACAAGTTAAATTTACTTTGCTATTGCTCTGGATTGGCCTTCATACTAACGCTACCAATCTGGGTTCTCTGCGAGGGTTACCCATTACTTTCAAATGTATTGCGGGATGGATCCATCTCGCTGTCAGGCAAGGAGAACTCCTTAGATCATGGTGCTCTCTTATTGGAGTTTGTGTTCAACGGAGTCTCCCATTTTGCACAAAACATCCTGGCATTCGTTCTGCTATCCATGATATCCCCAGTTTCTTACTCAGTGGCATCTTTGGTGAAGAGAGTATTTGTCATTGTCGTTGCGATAGTATGGTTTGGCAATTCAACCACTGGGATGCAGGCAATTGGCATCGCTCTTACGTTTATTGGATTATATTTATACGATCGCaacagccatgatgatctAGCAGACCAAAGGGCGAACGCGGACCACTTTCACACGAAGGAAAATGTACTCCCTCTAAACATTCGGAGTACAACTAAAACATGGGATTCGAACGGCTACGTATTTCCACCGGGGAAGACTAGTGAGCGTCAGTTTCTAGACGAGACACATTCTTTCCCAAACgacctgaagaaggatgatgatagACCAGGCCGAGTCCGCCCCAGGGGAAGCAGTAATACTAGGGCGTGGCTACCACCTGGCACAAAGCAGGAGACGACTTGGCAGCCAAGTGACTCCTAG
- a CDS encoding RNA polymerase II transcription initiation protein (TFIIH basal transcription factor complex p47 subunit), which yields MGDSDEEYIGEVSEDEDDNNVFRGSRSEGSASRAKRRKQRGGAEWEVSRTWETLVEGADGTISSTVEGLLEAGKRKRLLKDTTPLQRGIIRHLILIIDLSQSMTEKDLRPTRYLLTLRYAQELVREFFEQNPISQLGVLGLRDGLAIRISDLSGNPTEHISAIQTLRDQDPKGLPSLQNGIEMARGALFHTPSHGTREIFIIFGSLLSSDPGDIHQTIANLINDKVRVGIVGLAAQVAICRELCAKTNGGDDTRYGVALNEQHFRELLMDVTTPPATYSQKQSASSLLMMGFPSRTVETSPSLCACHSKSSCGGYLCSRCNSKVCGLPAECPSCGLTLILSTHLARSYHHLFPLVNWVEVPWQRASRSSVCFACGIAFPPVPPKDQWQTTENQAKGMSVSSRYECTVCENHFCIDCDLFAHEVVHNCPGCQSKPTFPKKADLLGCQAGLGLEIMDTSA from the exons ATGGGTGATTCCGATGAAGAGTACATCGGGGAAGTTtctgaggatgaggatgacaaTAACGTTTTTCGAGGATCTCGAAGTGAAGGGTCTGCATCCCGTGCGAAAAGGAGGAAACAGCGTGGAGGAGCTGAGTGGGAAGTTTCGAGAACCTGGGAGACATTGGTCGAGGGTGCAGATGGGACGATTAGCTCGACAGTCGAAGGGCTCCTGGAAGctgggaaaaggaaaag GCTTCTGAAAGATACAACCCCTTTGCAACGTGGTATTATCCGTCATCTTATCTTGATAATTGATCTATCGCAATCCATGACAGAGAAGGATCTTCGCCCGACAAGATACCTTCTTACGCTACGGTACGCACAGGAGCTTGTGCGGGAGTTCTTCGAGCAGAATCCGATCTCTCAACTTGGGGTCCTTGGGTTAAGGGACGGCCTCGCCATCCGAATAAGTGATTTGAGTGGAAACCCCACGGAACATATTAGCGCCATACAAACCCTGAGAGACCAAGATCCGAAAGGTCTCCCAAGTTTGCAGAACGGGATAGAAATGGCTCGAGGCGCGCTGTT TCATACACCCAGCCATGGCACTCGAGAGATATTCATCATATTTGGCTCACTTCTTTCGTCTGATCCTGGAGATATTCATCAAACTATAGCCAACCTCATCAATGATAAAGTGCGTGTGGGAATCGTAGGTCTCGCTGCTCAAGTAGCCATCTGCCGTGAGCTCTGCGCAAAAACGAACGGCGGCGATGACACTAGATATGGGGTGGCACTCAATGAGCAACATTTCCGTGAATTGTTAATGGACGTAACGACACCTCCAGCCACATATTCCCAAAAACAGTCTGCAAGCTCACTCTTAATGATGGGGTTTCCATCTCGCACTGTTGAAACCTCCCCCTCTCTTTGCGCGTGTCATTCAAAATCTTCCTGTGGAGGATACTTGTGCTCACGTTGTAACAGCAAAGTTTGTGGTCTCCCTGCAGAGTGCCCCTCTTGCGGCCTCACTCTAATTCTGTCCACCCATCTCGCTCGGTCGTACCATCATTTGTTTCCCCTGGTAAACTGGGTAGAGGTTCCCTGGCAAAGGGCTTCTCGCAGTTCGGTATGCTTTGCCTGCGGTATAGCTTTTCCTCCAGTACCTCCCAAGGATCAATGGCAAACGACAGAGAACCAGGCGAAAGGAATGAGCGTAAGCAGTCGCTATGAATGTACTGTATGCGAGAATCATTTCTGTATCGATTGTGACCTTTTTGCCCACGAAGTTGTGCACAATTGCCCTGGCTGTCAAAGCAAACCTACATTTCCCAAGAAGGCTGACCTTCTGGGGTGTCAGGCGGGCCTAGGCCTGGAGATAATGGATACTTCGGCATAG
- a CDS encoding putative er lumen protein retaining receptor (HDEL receptor protein): SCSGLSFKSQALYLMVFVTRYLDLFWAFSESLYNTTFKILFIGSSAYIIYLMLNDYKPTHDPNIDTFKVQYLLGIGALLALLFPHDYSVSEVLWTFSIWLESVAILPQLFMLQRTGEADTITTHYLFALGLYRALYIPNWIYRYFAESYFQPVPVVAGIVQTLLYSDFFYIYYTKVMKGKKFSLPV; the protein is encoded by the exons AGCTGTTCTGGGCTGTCATTCAAATCACAGGCTTTATATTTGATGGTTTTTGTGACTCGCTATCTTG ATCTCTTCTGGGCCTTCTCCGAATCCCTATACAACACGACTTTCAAGATATTGTTCATTGGCTCATCAGcttatattatctatctcATGCTTAATGACTATAAACCCACACATGATCCGAATATTGATACATTCAAAGTTCAATACCTCCTCGGGATCGGTGCTTTGCTagctcttctcttcccacaTGACTATAGCGTCTCCGAA GTTCTCTGGACGTTCTCGATTTGGCTTGAATCTGTTGCCATCCTCCCTCAGCTCTTCATGCTTCAACGTACTGGCGAGGCGGACACCATAACAACACACTATCTCTTTGCATTGGGACTATACCGCGCCCTCTATATACCCAATTGGATCTATCGCTACTTTGCGGAAAGCTACTTTCAGCCAGTCCCTGTTGTTGCAGGCATCGTCCAAACACTCCTATACTCGGATTTCTTCTACATCTACTATACCAA GGTcatgaaaggaaagaagttcTCACTTCCTGTCTAA